From a single Pasteurella atlantica genomic region:
- the csm4 gene encoding type III-A CRISPR-associated RAMP protein Csm4 yields the protein MKTYRITIETLTAFGTPIVGDTLFGQICWGIRHQFGNECLETLLQGYTQHNPFLVVSNAMPSGYIPLPTIPSNLWQEGDEKDRKKLKKKKWLEINTIKEFTKLWQQKAVAESDIKNFKMENSTQPHNSINRATSTTDDQSFAPFSQSQIWYDKDTQLDFYVVLDEQRFSIDELKQVLENMGKFGYGRDASVGLGKFLIVDESIQAVQLSQENANCYLTLANCSPVNNGLDSQRSFYQVETRFGRHGDMDALSGKPFKKPIILAKMGAIFTPLSFEEKLFIGNGLAGVSHSNDKAVHQGYAPVIALHIDFKEDK from the coding sequence ATGAAAACTTATCGTATAACGATTGAAACATTAACGGCTTTCGGTACGCCAATAGTGGGCGATACTTTATTTGGGCAAATTTGTTGGGGTATTCGTCATCAATTTGGTAATGAGTGTTTAGAAACTTTGCTACAAGGTTACACACAACATAATCCTTTTCTTGTGGTTTCAAATGCAATGCCAAGTGGTTATATTCCATTGCCGACTATTCCTTCAAATTTATGGCAAGAAGGTGATGAAAAAGATCGTAAAAAACTGAAAAAGAAAAAGTGGTTAGAGATAAATACTATTAAAGAATTTACAAAACTTTGGCAACAAAAAGCAGTGGCTGAAAGTGATATTAAAAATTTCAAAATGGAAAATAGTACACAACCACATAACAGTATTAACCGAGCAACAAGTACTACAGATGATCAAAGTTTTGCACCATTTTCGCAAAGTCAGATTTGGTATGATAAAGACACACAACTTGATTTCTATGTTGTTTTAGATGAACAGCGTTTTAGCATTGATGAACTAAAACAAGTATTAGAGAATATGGGCAAATTTGGTTATGGACGTGATGCAAGTGTTGGGTTGGGCAAGTTTCTCATTGTAGATGAAAGCATACAAGCAGTTCAATTATCACAAGAAAATGCAAATTGTTATTTAACCTTAGCAAATTGCTCGCCTGTGAATAATGGACTAGATTCACAAAGAAGTTTTTATCAAGTTGAAACTCGTTTTGGTCGTCACGGAGATATGGATGCACTGAGTGGGAAGCCTTTTAAAAAACCGATCATACTTGCCAAAATGGGGGCTATTTTTACGCCGTTAAGTTTTGAAGAAAAATTATTTATTGGTAATGGCTTAGCAGGTGTTTCTCATTCAAATGATAAAGCGGTTCATCAAGGTTATGCTCCTGTTATTGCTTTACATATAGACTTTAAGGAAGATAAATAA
- a CDS encoding alpha/beta hydrolase, with protein MSKQQVSFIQGSNSNIAVYDWCNEQPRYLALLIHGYGEHLGRYQYVADTLTQNGARVFGPDHLGHGLSDGERVLIDDYEAVVDDVHCVVKQMRQKYPMLPFVVIGHSMGGMIAARYVQRYGNDVNALILSAPLLGKRTMISDLAELESIPDTPLDTATLSRDPAVGIDYQNDPLVWHGAFKHTTLRAMQNILPIIDSGSNFGELPTLWIHGSDDRLVLLNETKTTLDKLQGKYFEHKLNPNGQHESFNEINKAEVLTWVTDFIERVLK; from the coding sequence ATGAGCAAACAACAAGTGAGTTTTATTCAAGGAAGTAATAGTAATATTGCCGTATATGACTGGTGTAATGAACAGCCACGTTATTTGGCGTTATTAATACACGGTTATGGAGAGCATTTAGGGCGTTATCAATACGTAGCAGATACGCTTACACAAAATGGAGCAAGAGTATTCGGACCTGATCATCTAGGACACGGATTATCTGATGGAGAACGAGTTCTGATTGATGATTATGAAGCTGTTGTTGATGATGTACATTGTGTAGTTAAACAGATGCGACAAAAATATCCAATGCTTCCATTCGTTGTTATTGGACACTCAATGGGCGGAATGATAGCGGCTCGTTATGTGCAACGTTATGGTAATGATGTGAATGCATTGATACTATCTGCTCCTTTACTTGGAAAACGAACAATGATTTCTGATTTAGCAGAATTAGAGAGTATTCCTGATACTCCATTAGATACAGCGACGTTATCACGTGATCCAGCCGTCGGTATTGATTATCAAAATGATCCGTTAGTATGGCATGGTGCATTTAAACATACTACTTTACGAGCGATGCAAAATATACTTCCTATTATTGATTCGGGATCTAATTTTGGTGAATTACCAACATTGTGGATTCACGGAAGTGACGATAGATTGGTGTTATTAAATGAAACCAAAACAACTCTTGATAAATTACAGGGTAAATATTTTGAACATAAACTAAATCCAAATGGACAGCACGAAAGCTTTAATGAAATAAATAAAGCAGAAGTCCTTACTTGGGTAACCGACTTTATTGAGCGTGTATTGAAATAA
- a CDS encoding RAMP superfamily CRISPR-associated protein: protein MKEFMKTHQVYLTPLTPIHIGCGEEFEPTNYVIDDNVLYHFEPSKLPLNEYQQDDLYQAVQRNDLLSVQKFYKDNAKQYSGISHYFSKISDSFADEWQNLGKVAQREKNGNKVINNFVIERQSYSSLLNQPYIPASSVKGALVTAYLDYCHQQKGNPKYVNKRDDKDLKKEYVGDFAKSRYRHLSFGDFMPTYKEVGTKIYYAVNHQRKLSDKKREGNPYQRRESILGGQYRSFKAEISIKNEKFNFIKELDILQKYSLDLFEEELNVLFERNLISVDTKKALSNIVTIKNTYLVRLGKNGADSKIYRGQDVAKINIPQLRKSLNRPLTWWLAGDNKTQSTDLLPFGWALLEIDPNSDNNDLKEWCNKNKVNSVNFDEIYQNQKQVQEQIKLIEQEQQQKLVQEQQALKEEQERQASLSENQRKIEQTLKAWDDYEVKRYTDNSQVFVEAQELVKTAISENWDQNDKALLRAIFDYSDEKSVFNRKVEGLDLSKSAGKLKGKAKEFKQLLNQLQE, encoded by the coding sequence ATGAAAGAATTTATGAAAACTCATCAAGTTTATTTAACCCCTTTAACGCCTATCCATATCGGTTGTGGTGAAGAGTTTGAACCGACTAATTATGTGATTGATGATAATGTTTTGTATCATTTTGAGCCGAGTAAACTTCCATTAAATGAGTATCAACAAGATGATTTATATCAAGCAGTTCAACGGAATGATTTATTGTCTGTTCAAAAGTTTTATAAAGATAATGCAAAGCAATATTCTGGTATTTCACATTATTTTTCTAAAATAAGTGATAGCTTTGCAGATGAGTGGCAAAATCTTGGAAAAGTTGCACAGCGTGAAAAAAATGGTAATAAGGTTATCAATAATTTTGTCATTGAGCGTCAAAGTTATTCCAGTCTTTTAAATCAACCTTATATTCCTGCAAGTAGTGTAAAAGGAGCATTAGTTACAGCTTATTTGGATTATTGTCATCAGCAAAAGGGAAATCCTAAATATGTAAATAAACGAGATGATAAAGATTTAAAAAAAGAATATGTGGGTGATTTTGCAAAGAGTCGTTATAGACATCTTTCATTCGGTGATTTTATGCCAACTTATAAGGAAGTAGGAACGAAGATTTACTATGCCGTAAATCACCAAAGAAAATTATCAGATAAAAAAAGAGAAGGCAATCCTTATCAAAGAAGAGAAAGTATTTTAGGTGGACAATATCGTTCTTTTAAAGCTGAAATTAGTATAAAAAATGAAAAATTTAATTTTATTAAAGAGTTAGATATTTTACAAAAATATTCTCTTGATCTTTTTGAAGAAGAATTAAACGTGTTATTTGAAAGAAATCTTATTTCAGTAGATACTAAAAAAGCATTATCAAATATAGTAACTATAAAAAATACTTATTTGGTAAGACTGGGTAAAAATGGTGCTGATAGTAAAATTTATCGTGGTCAAGATGTGGCAAAAATAAATATTCCACAATTAAGAAAATCATTAAATCGTCCACTTACGTGGTGGCTTGCAGGAGATAATAAAACACAGTCTACTGATTTATTACCTTTTGGTTGGGCATTATTAGAAATTGATCCAAATTCTGATAATAATGATCTCAAAGAATGGTGCAATAAGAATAAAGTAAATAGTGTAAATTTTGATGAAATCTACCAAAATCAAAAACAAGTTCAAGAGCAAATTAAACTTATTGAGCAAGAACAACAGCAAAAATTGGTACAAGAGCAACAAGCATTAAAAGAAGAACAAGAAAGACAAGCAAGTCTTTCAGAAAATCAAAGAAAGATTGAGCAAACACTTAAGGCTTGGGACGATTATGAAGTAAAAAGATATACTGATAATTCACAAGTTTTTGTTGAAGCACAAGAACTTGTAAAAACTGCTATTTCGGAAAATTGGGATCAAAATGATAAGGCTCTTTTACGTGCTATTTTTGATTATAGTGACGAAAAAAGTGTATTTAATCGTAAAGTAGAGGGTTTAGATTTAAGTAAAAGTGCTGGTAAGTTAAAAGGCAAAGCAAAAGAATTTAAACAACTTCTTAATCAATTACAAGAGTAA
- the cas6 gene encoding CRISPR system precrRNA processing endoribonuclease RAMP protein Cas6 yields the protein MLLNTMQLARYRFIFRVTEPIFLPDYAGSTLRGVFGQALRKISCMTKQDNCKACPLYQTCPYTNIFETPPKEHQIQKFSQVPNGYIIEPPQWGRKTYQIGEELSFELVLFGKLIEQLPLIAFAFQRAFQYSVAKGKGELVDIQHQLNNQFDSIYYDKKLLDHKTVIQMIGQLSDSIQLMITTPLRLQSDGKPLNEKSITIERFLIGLAKRISLLSEFHAQPLELDFVRLQQELTAIDDHKQLKWLDWKRYSSRQNQKMALGGVVGKWTLHNVSEDWLKLLYWGQWLHCGKNATFGLGKYEMTNL from the coding sequence ATGTTATTAAACACAATGCAACTGGCTCGTTATCGCTTTATTTTCAGAGTGACAGAGCCAATTTTCTTGCCTGATTATGCAGGTTCAACATTACGAGGCGTATTTGGGCAGGCGTTACGCAAAATATCTTGTATGACAAAGCAGGATAATTGTAAAGCGTGTCCGCTTTATCAAACCTGTCCTTATACTAATATTTTTGAAACACCTCCTAAAGAGCATCAAATTCAAAAATTTAGTCAAGTGCCAAATGGATATATTATTGAACCTCCACAGTGGGGAAGAAAAACATATCAAATAGGTGAGGAACTTAGTTTTGAGCTAGTTTTATTTGGAAAATTAATCGAGCAACTTCCACTTATTGCATTTGCTTTTCAGCGAGCATTTCAATATTCCGTTGCAAAAGGTAAGGGGGAATTAGTCGATATTCAACATCAATTAAATAATCAGTTTGATTCTATTTATTATGATAAAAAATTATTGGATCATAAAACAGTAATACAAATGATTGGACAACTGTCAGACTCTATACAGTTGATGATAACAACACCTTTAAGGTTACAATCAGATGGTAAACCACTAAATGAAAAAAGTATTACTATTGAACGTTTTTTAATCGGATTAGCAAAGCGGATTTCACTATTAAGTGAATTTCACGCTCAGCCACTTGAATTAGATTTTGTAAGATTACAACAAGAACTGACCGCTATTGATGATCACAAACAGCTTAAATGGTTAGATTGGAAACGTTATTCTTCTCGTCAAAATCAAAAAATGGCACTAGGTGGGGTAGTAGGTAAGTGGACATTACACAATGTGTCAGAAGATTGGTTAAAATTACTTTATTGGGGACAGTGGTTACATTGTGGTAAAAATGCTACATTTGGACTTGGTAAATATGAAATGACAAATTTATAG
- the dnaX gene encoding DNA polymerase III subunit gamma/tau, which yields MSYQVLARKWRPQRFQDVVGQKHVLMALENGLREERLHHAYLFSGTRGVGKTSIARLLAKGLNCEKGISATPCSECENCKAIEEGRFIDLIEIDAASRTKVEDTREVLDNVQYKPTVGRFKVYLIDEVHMLSRHSFNALLKTLEEPPEYVKFLLATTDPQKLPITILSRCMQFHLRALDQHQISDHLAFILNQENIPFEELALEKLAKSAQGSIRDALSLTDQAIAVSNANITLPIVQQMLGLLDDNQPLELVQALALADGEKLMAVIDDVAHRGVDWQSLLSAVAETLHQIAILQLLPNTAMEETPLHFLAKRLSPEDIQFFYQLMLMGKKDLPFASEPREGVEMTMLRALAFHPKRIENEVISVATIQQNNQSQIAVVENVSKQAVTSSQQFANSDQQVTAMVELVDEKKIEKNSLSPALAALQAREQLKNRKAKLNETEKKKVEVKPAITEKKKTQSASDLQQRLASLTQANSTAEIVEKQGERQEDDEHYRWQWLDPELGNEIETAKPSDIKQAILQQRTPELTEKITQLSCERDRWCQIIYNSRVSGLSRLMALNCYIADQKEDKLQLVLTPAMAHLDKPEIHQALIEALKEQDLSYSLTIAETIPESQKHQTALEIKREIFEQLTNEAKSTLINDPKLNLLSRTFNAEIDESTIRPVA from the coding sequence ATGTCTTATCAAGTTTTAGCTCGTAAATGGCGACCACAACGATTTCAAGATGTTGTAGGGCAGAAACACGTTTTAATGGCTCTGGAAAATGGATTGCGAGAAGAGAGATTACATCACGCTTATCTTTTTTCTGGCACTCGTGGTGTGGGTAAAACTTCTATTGCACGTTTGTTAGCGAAAGGCTTAAATTGTGAGAAAGGCATTAGTGCGACACCTTGTAGTGAATGTGAAAATTGCAAAGCCATTGAAGAGGGGCGTTTTATTGATTTAATTGAGATTGATGCAGCCTCTCGTACTAAAGTGGAAGATACTAGGGAAGTATTGGATAATGTCCAATATAAGCCAACGGTGGGACGTTTTAAGGTCTATTTAATTGATGAAGTGCATATGCTTTCTCGTCATAGTTTTAATGCTTTACTTAAAACCTTAGAGGAGCCACCTGAGTATGTAAAATTTTTATTGGCTACAACAGATCCTCAAAAATTACCGATTACTATTCTTTCTCGCTGTATGCAATTTCATTTGCGTGCTTTAGATCAACATCAGATTAGTGATCATCTTGCTTTTATTCTTAATCAAGAAAATATTCCTTTTGAAGAATTAGCATTAGAGAAATTAGCTAAATCAGCACAGGGGAGTATCCGCGATGCCTTGAGTTTAACAGATCAAGCCATTGCGGTAAGCAATGCCAATATTACTCTTCCTATTGTGCAACAAATGTTAGGGCTATTAGATGATAACCAGCCATTAGAATTAGTACAAGCTCTCGCACTTGCGGATGGTGAAAAATTAATGGCAGTCATTGATGATGTGGCACATAGAGGAGTGGATTGGCAATCGCTATTAAGTGCTGTTGCAGAAACTCTCCATCAAATTGCAATCTTACAATTACTACCTAATACCGCTATGGAAGAAACGCCTTTGCATTTTTTAGCGAAACGACTTTCTCCTGAAGATATACAATTTTTCTATCAATTAATGCTAATGGGAAAAAAAGATCTTCCTTTTGCCAGTGAACCGAGAGAAGGCGTTGAAATGACGATGTTGCGGGCTTTAGCATTTCACCCAAAACGTATAGAAAATGAAGTTATTTCAGTTGCAACTATTCAGCAAAATAATCAATCTCAGATAGCCGTCGTAGAAAACGTATCAAAACAAGCGGTTACATCTTCACAACAATTTGCAAATTCTGATCAACAAGTTACCGCTATGGTAGAGCTTGTTGATGAGAAAAAGATAGAAAAAAACTCTTTATCACCTGCGTTAGCTGCATTACAAGCACGTGAACAACTTAAAAATCGTAAAGCAAAATTAAACGAAACAGAAAAAAAAAAGGTTGAAGTAAAGCCTGCTATTACAGAAAAGAAAAAAACACAAAGCGCATCAGATTTACAACAACGTTTAGCCAGTTTAACACAAGCCAATTCAACGGCTGAAATTGTAGAAAAACAAGGCGAGAGACAGGAAGATGATGAACATTATCGCTGGCAGTGGCTCGATCCTGAATTAGGTAATGAGATTGAAACAGCTAAGCCTTCAGATATTAAACAAGCGATCTTACAACAGCGAACCCCTGAATTAACCGAAAAAATCACGCAACTTTCTTGTGAAAGAGATCGTTGGTGTCAAATTATTTACAATTCAAGAGTTTCTGGTTTATCGCGTTTAATGGCGTTAAATTGCTATATCGCTGACCAAAAAGAGGATAAACTGCAATTGGTATTAACTCCTGCAATGGCTCATTTAGATAAACCAGAAATTCATCAAGCATTAATTGAGGCATTGAAAGAACAAGATCTTAGTTATTCATTAACCATTGCTGAAACTATTCCTGAAAGTCAGAAACACCAAACAGCCTTAGAAATTAAGCGAGAAATCTTTGAGCAATTAACCAATGAAGCAAAAAGTACATTAATAAATGATCCTAAACTTAATTTATTAAGCCGTACATTTAATGCAGAAATTGATGAATCGACCATTCGACCAGTGGCTTAA
- a CDS encoding ABC transporter permease, whose amino-acid sequence MQNLTGFYTLVRKETKRIFRIWRQTLIPPMITTTLYFFIFGKLIGTRIGDMDGVNYVQFIAPGLIMMSAITSAYGNAASSFFLSKYSKHIEELLVSPLSTHTIIGGYVAGSIVRAGIVGILVTTVALCFVSYDIYSWLVIIAIMLMTIIMFALAGLINAIYAKSFDEINLIPTFILTPLIYLGGVFYSISLLSDFWQGVSKFNPIMYMVNGFRYGFLGISDVSIYYTFSILAIFIAVLYSIVYRLLEKGVGLRT is encoded by the coding sequence ATGCAAAATTTAACAGGTTTTTATACATTAGTCCGCAAAGAAACAAAACGAATATTTCGAATTTGGCGACAAACACTAATTCCACCAATGATTACTACCACACTTTATTTCTTTATTTTTGGTAAATTAATCGGTACGCGTATTGGTGATATGGATGGCGTGAATTATGTTCAATTTATTGCACCGGGTTTAATAATGATGTCTGCCATTACCTCTGCTTATGGCAATGCAGCCTCGTCATTCTTTTTAAGTAAATATTCCAAACATATTGAAGAATTATTGGTTTCTCCTCTTTCCACTCATACTATTATTGGTGGTTATGTGGCAGGAAGTATTGTGAGAGCAGGGATTGTTGGTATTCTTGTCACTACTGTTGCATTGTGTTTTGTTTCTTATGATATTTACTCGTGGTTAGTGATTATTGCGATTATGCTAATGACCATCATAATGTTTGCTTTAGCAGGATTAATTAATGCGATTTATGCCAAAAGTTTTGATGAAATCAACCTTATCCCTACCTTTATTTTAACGCCTCTAATTTATTTAGGCGGCGTATTTTATTCTATTTCATTACTCTCTGATTTCTGGCAAGGTGTATCAAAATTCAACCCAATTATGTATATGGTTAATGGTTTTCGTTATGGTTTTTTAGGAATTAGTGATGTTTCGATTTACTATACTTTTTCAATTTTAGCGATTTTTATAGCAGTGTTATATAGCATTGTTTATCGTTTACTGGAAAAGGGAGTAGGGTTAAGAACCTAA
- a CDS encoding ABC transporter ATP-binding protein, with translation MYALEIKQLVKQYASGVKAVQGIDLTVEQGDFYALLGHNGAGKSTTIGIISSLVNKTSGTVKVFGYDLDTQKQKLKQQIGLVPQEFNFNTFEKVEDILVNQAGFYGVPRKEAIKRAEYWLKKLELWEKRHTLSYALSGGMKRRIMIARALMHNPRLLILDEPTAGVDIELRRSLWEFLKELNQQGTTIILTTHYFEEAESLCRNIGIMQNGEIVENTSMKALLTKLKSELFLLDLNKKCSLELPNYPFQWVDDNTIEVEVTRTQGLNQLFQQLNEQNVEVVSMRNKANRLETLFIDMAE, from the coding sequence ATGTACGCATTAGAAATTAAACAACTTGTTAAACAATATGCCTCAGGTGTAAAAGCGGTTCAGGGTATTGATTTAACTGTAGAACAGGGAGATTTTTATGCTTTGTTAGGACATAACGGAGCAGGGAAATCAACGACTATTGGAATTATCAGCTCATTGGTTAATAAAACCAGTGGGACTGTGAAAGTATTTGGCTATGATTTAGATACTCAAAAACAGAAATTAAAACAACAAATTGGATTAGTGCCACAAGAGTTTAATTTTAATACTTTTGAAAAAGTAGAAGATATTTTAGTTAATCAAGCAGGGTTTTATGGTGTACCACGTAAAGAAGCAATAAAACGAGCAGAGTACTGGTTAAAAAAATTAGAACTATGGGAGAAACGTCACACGCTTTCTTATGCCCTTTCTGGCGGAATGAAACGCCGAATAATGATCGCACGTGCCTTAATGCACAATCCTAGATTACTTATTTTAGACGAGCCCACAGCAGGGGTAGATATTGAATTACGTCGTTCACTGTGGGAGTTTTTAAAAGAACTTAATCAACAAGGCACCACTATTATTTTAACTACTCACTATTTTGAAGAAGCAGAAAGTTTATGTCGTAATATTGGTATTATGCAAAATGGTGAAATTGTAGAAAATACCTCAATGAAAGCACTATTAACTAAATTAAAAAGTGAACTATTTTTACTTGATTTGAATAAAAAATGCTCCCTTGAACTACCAAATTATCCTTTTCAATGGGTAGATGACAATACTATTGAAGTAGAAGTAACGAGAACACAGGGTTTAAATCAATTATTTCAACAGCTTAATGAACAAAATGTAGAAGTTGTGAGTATGCGAAATAAAGCAAACCGTCTTGAAACATTATTTATTGATATGGCAGAATAA
- a CDS encoding SEL1-like repeat protein gives MYEMGYGVEKSYSKAIERYRKAARQGNETAKRNLKGLGEKE, from the coding sequence ATGTATGAAATGGGCTATGGCGTGGAAAAATCATACTCGAAAGCAATTGAGCGGTATCGTAAAGCGGCTAGACAAGGCAATGAAACTGCAAAACGAAATCTAAAAGGACTGGGAGAAAAAGAATAA
- a CDS encoding ABC transporter substrate-binding protein gives MKLSTKFSLMATVLLFTGVAQASGKTFYYCTDKAPKGFSPILLIDGKTYNATSQQVYNRLVEFKRGTTDIEPVLAESWDISDDGLTYTFHLRQGVKFHSSKIFTPSRDFNADDVIFSFQRMLDDKHPFHNVSNGIYPYFKGMGFPKLIKSLKKVDDHTIEFVLSKPDSTFLSSLGMDFTSIHSAEYADKMMKEGKPETIDKLPIGTGPFVFAGYKKDQKIRYFANKEYWKGKADFDRLIFDIVPDATTRYAKLMKGECDLIEFPNQNDIPAMDKNPKINLLRYKGMNVSYIAFNNERPIFDNVKVREALNYAVDRKAIIDIVYKGFGVQAKNPLAPTVWGYNDDIQPYTQDIAKAKQLLKDAGYPDGFTMKVLMNDHKKGASLPEPSKLATLIKSDWEKIGVKVELVNEVLDYRKRARQGNFDAIIAGWSGDNGDPDNFLSPLLGCENIGINNYGRFCNKEFDALLTKAKGLSNKEERAKLYKQAQVIVRQQMPWVTVAHSIIAVPTSTRVMDYKTSPFGYVYLYGTKLKDK, from the coding sequence ATGAAACTAAGTACCAAATTTTCTTTAATGGCAACAGTATTGTTATTTACTGGTGTAGCTCAAGCCTCTGGTAAAACTTTTTATTATTGTACAGATAAAGCACCAAAAGGCTTTAGCCCTATTTTACTAATAGATGGCAAAACCTATAATGCAACATCACAGCAGGTTTATAATCGTTTAGTTGAGTTTAAACGTGGAACAACAGATATTGAGCCTGTATTAGCTGAAAGCTGGGATATTAGCGATGATGGTTTAACTTATACTTTTCATTTACGTCAAGGGGTTAAATTTCATTCTAGTAAAATATTTACCCCAAGCCGTGATTTTAATGCTGATGATGTGATTTTTTCATTTCAACGTATGTTAGATGACAAACATCCATTCCATAATGTTTCAAATGGTATTTATCCTTATTTCAAAGGAATGGGATTTCCTAAGTTAATTAAATCTCTCAAAAAAGTAGATGATCATACTATCGAGTTTGTATTAAGCAAACCAGATTCAACGTTTTTATCTAGTTTAGGTATGGATTTTACTTCAATTCATTCGGCTGAATATGCTGATAAAATGATGAAAGAAGGAAAACCAGAAACTATTGATAAACTTCCTATTGGAACAGGTCCTTTTGTTTTTGCTGGATATAAAAAAGATCAAAAAATTCGTTATTTTGCCAATAAAGAATATTGGAAAGGAAAAGCTGATTTTGATCGTTTAATTTTTGATATTGTCCCTGATGCGACGACTCGTTATGCCAAATTAATGAAAGGCGAATGTGATCTTATTGAGTTTCCAAATCAAAATGATATTCCAGCAATGGATAAAAATCCAAAAATTAATTTATTAAGATATAAGGGTATGAATGTCTCTTATATTGCGTTTAATAATGAAAGACCTATTTTTGATAATGTAAAAGTACGTGAAGCATTAAATTATGCAGTGGATAGAAAAGCCATTATTGATATTGTCTATAAAGGCTTTGGTGTTCAAGCTAAAAATCCATTAGCACCAACTGTTTGGGGCTATAATGATGATATTCAGCCTTACACTCAAGATATTGCAAAAGCAAAACAATTGCTTAAAGACGCTGGTTATCCAGATGGTTTTACAATGAAAGTGTTAATGAATGATCATAAAAAAGGAGCTTCATTACCTGAACCAAGCAAATTAGCAACGCTCATTAAATCTGACTGGGAAAAAATCGGTGTTAAAGTTGAACTAGTCAATGAAGTTCTTGATTATAGAAAACGTGCTAGACAAGGTAATTTTGATGCTATTATCGCAGGTTGGTCTGGTGATAATGGTGATCCTGATAACTTCTTATCACCTCTTCTAGGTTGTGAAAATATTGGCATCAATAATTATGGTCGCTTCTGTAATAAAGAATTTGATGCGTTACTCACCAAAGCAAAAGGTTTATCAAATAAAGAAGAACGAGCAAAACTATATAAACAAGCTCAAGTGATTGTTAGACAACAAATGCCTTGGGTAACAGTTGCGCATTCCATTATTGCAGTTCCAACAAGTACACGAGTAATGGATTATAAAACTAGTCCATTTGGCTATGTTTATTTATATGGAACAAAATTAAAAGATAAATAA
- the apt gene encoding adenine phosphoribosyltransferase, whose amino-acid sequence MNQKLELIKSSIKSIPNYPKEGIVFRDITSLLEVPAAFQAAVDIMVEQFKDKGITKVVGTESRGFIFGAPVALALELPFVLVRKPNKLPREVISQSYELEYGQDTLEIHTDSIKENDNVLVIDDLLATGGTVEATVKLINRLGGRVEYAAFVIGLPALQGAERLKKIGVKSMTIIDFDGH is encoded by the coding sequence ATGAACCAGAAATTAGAACTAATTAAATCATCGATTAAATCTATCCCAAATTACCCAAAGGAAGGGATTGTTTTTCGTGATATCACATCACTTTTAGAAGTTCCTGCCGCATTTCAAGCCGCAGTGGATATTATGGTTGAGCAATTTAAAGATAAAGGGATTACTAAAGTTGTGGGAACTGAATCTCGTGGTTTTATTTTTGGGGCACCTGTGGCATTAGCATTGGAATTACCTTTTGTTTTAGTGCGTAAGCCAAATAAATTGCCACGTGAAGTAATTTCTCAATCTTATGAATTGGAATATGGTCAAGATACTTTAGAAATTCATACTGATTCGATAAAAGAAAACGATAATGTTTTGGTTATTGATGATTTATTGGCAACGGGAGGAACTGTTGAAGCAACAGTAAAACTCATTAATCGCTTAGGTGGAAGAGTAGAGTATGCTGCTTTTGTGATTGGTTTACCTGCTTTACAAGGGGCGGAACGTCTTAAAAAAATAGGCGTAAAATCAATGACAATCATCGATTTTGACGGACATTAA